Proteins encoded together in one Pseudorca crassidens isolate mPseCra1 chromosome 17, mPseCra1.hap1, whole genome shotgun sequence window:
- the C17H8orf76 gene encoding uncharacterized protein C8orf76 homolog isoform X2, protein METGCWLLGGEFEDSVFEERRERRPAPLASYRAKLCEPQWFYEETGSNDDVEALTIQKFKGDLAYRRQEYQKALQEYSSISEKLPSTNFAMKRDVQEGQARCLVHLGRHEEALEIATNLENKATNTDHLTTVLYLQFAICSSLQNLEKTIFCLQKLISLHPFNPWNWGRLGEAYLNLEPVLAALLASSQKQNSFTSSDKAIKSSCPHSGKDCLLCFLEMLPESSALSVETSSGNNQKNEKALKNIQNCMAEERAAVLLETQMKACASFIRTRLLLQLAQSQQTSFALERNLKTQQEIEAKMKGFSFKEDTLLLIAEGWFFFPLLLQVMGEDIVPEKIRDEVHTEVKCVGPAALTALVIASSKEFEDKWFRKIKDHFCPFENQFHTEIQMLV, encoded by the exons ATGGAAACCGGCTGCTGGTTGCTTGGCGGCGAGTTCGAGGACTCGGTGTTCGAGGAGAGGCGGGAGAGGCGGCCTGCACCGCTTGCGTCCTACCGCGCCAAGCTCTGCGAGCCGCAG TGGTTTTATGAAGAAACGGGGAGCAATGATGATGTTGAAGCTCTGACTATCCAGAAATTCAAAGGGGACCTGGCCTACAGACGGCAGGAGTATCAG AAAGCACTGCAGGAGTATTCCAGTATCTCAGAAAAACTGCCATCTACGAATTTTGCCATGAAAAGGGATGTCCAGGAAGGCCAGGCTCGGTGTCTCGTTCACCTGGGGAGGCACGAGGAAGCCCTGGAGATTGCTACAAACTTG gaaaATAAGGCAACTAACACAGACCATTTAACCACTGTGCTCTACCTCCAGTTTGCTATTTGTTCAAGTTTGCAGAACTTGGAGAAAACAATTTTCTGCCTACAGAAACTGATTTCTTTGCATCCCTTTAATCCTTGGAACTGGGGCAGATTGGGAGAGGCTTACCTGAATCTGGAGCCAGTGCTTGCAGCATTGCTTGCGTCATCTCAGAAACAGAACAGTTTCACCTCGAGTGACAAGGCTATCAAATCCTCTTGTCCCCACTCaggaaaagactgtcttttgtgtttccttgaaATGTTGCCCGAGAGCTCTGCGTTATCTGTGGAAACGAGCAGTGGTAATAACCAGAAGAAtgagaaagctttaaaaaatattcaaaactgtATGGCAGAAGAGAGAGCAGCAGTGTTGCTAGAAACTCAGATGAAAGCCTGTGCCTCTTTTATACGAACCAG GCTTTTGCTTCAGCTCGCCCAATCTCAGCAAACATCGTTTGCTTTGGAGAGGAACTTAAAGACTCAGCAGGAAATTGAAGCTAAAATGAAAGGGTTCAGCTTCAAAGAAGACACTTTGCTGTTGATAGCAGAG ggttggtttttttttcccctcctactGCAGGTTATGGGTGAAGATATCGTCCCAGAAAAAATAAGAGATGAGGTTCACACAGAGGTGAAGTGTGTTGGCCCTGCAGCCCTGACTGCCTTGGTGATCGCGTCTTCGAAAGAATTTGAAGACAAGTGGTTCAGAAAGATCAAAGACCACTTCTGTCCCTTTGAAAATCAGTTCCATACAGAGATACAGATGTTGGTTTAG
- the C17H8orf76 gene encoding uncharacterized protein C8orf76 homolog isoform X3, whose amino-acid sequence METGCWLLGGEFEDSVFEERRERRPAPLASYRAKLCEPQWFYEETGSNDDVEALTIQKFKGDLAYRRQEYQKALQEYSSISEKLPSTNFAMKRDVQEGQARCLVHLGRHEEALEIATNLENKATNTDHLTTVLYLQFAICSSLQNLEKTIFCLQKLISLHPFNPWNWGRLGEAYLNLEPVLAALLASSQKQNSFTSSDKAIKSSCPHSGKDCLLCFLEMLPESSALSVETSSGNNQKNEKALKNIQNCMAEERAAVLLETQMKACASFIRTRLLLQLAQSQQTSFALERNLKTQQEIEAKMKGFSFKEDTLLLIAEIFVIHLREAYCPFRR is encoded by the exons ATGGAAACCGGCTGCTGGTTGCTTGGCGGCGAGTTCGAGGACTCGGTGTTCGAGGAGAGGCGGGAGAGGCGGCCTGCACCGCTTGCGTCCTACCGCGCCAAGCTCTGCGAGCCGCAG TGGTTTTATGAAGAAACGGGGAGCAATGATGATGTTGAAGCTCTGACTATCCAGAAATTCAAAGGGGACCTGGCCTACAGACGGCAGGAGTATCAG AAAGCACTGCAGGAGTATTCCAGTATCTCAGAAAAACTGCCATCTACGAATTTTGCCATGAAAAGGGATGTCCAGGAAGGCCAGGCTCGGTGTCTCGTTCACCTGGGGAGGCACGAGGAAGCCCTGGAGATTGCTACAAACTTG gaaaATAAGGCAACTAACACAGACCATTTAACCACTGTGCTCTACCTCCAGTTTGCTATTTGTTCAAGTTTGCAGAACTTGGAGAAAACAATTTTCTGCCTACAGAAACTGATTTCTTTGCATCCCTTTAATCCTTGGAACTGGGGCAGATTGGGAGAGGCTTACCTGAATCTGGAGCCAGTGCTTGCAGCATTGCTTGCGTCATCTCAGAAACAGAACAGTTTCACCTCGAGTGACAAGGCTATCAAATCCTCTTGTCCCCACTCaggaaaagactgtcttttgtgtttccttgaaATGTTGCCCGAGAGCTCTGCGTTATCTGTGGAAACGAGCAGTGGTAATAACCAGAAGAAtgagaaagctttaaaaaatattcaaaactgtATGGCAGAAGAGAGAGCAGCAGTGTTGCTAGAAACTCAGATGAAAGCCTGTGCCTCTTTTATACGAACCAG GCTTTTGCTTCAGCTCGCCCAATCTCAGCAAACATCGTTTGCTTTGGAGAGGAACTTAAAGACTCAGCAGGAAATTGAAGCTAAAATGAAAGGGTTCAGCTTCAAAGAAGACACTTTGCTGTTGATAGCAGAG atttttgtcATTCACTTACGTGAGGCCTACTGCCCCTTTAGAAGATAA
- the C17H8orf76 gene encoding uncharacterized protein C8orf76 homolog isoform X1: METGCWLLGGEFEDSVFEERRERRPAPLASYRAKLCEPQWFYEETGSNDDVEALTIQKFKGDLAYRRQEYQKALQEYSSISEKLPSTNFAMKRDVQEGQARCLVHLGRHEEALEIATNLENKATNTDHLTTVLYLQFAICSSLQNLEKTIFCLQKLISLHPFNPWNWGRLGEAYLNLEPVLAALLASSQKQNSFTSSDKAIKSSCPHSGKDCLLCFLEMLPESSALSVETSSGNNQKNEKALKNIQNCMAEERAAVLLETQMKACASFIRTRLLLQLAQSQQTSFALERNLKTQQEIEAKMKGFSFKEDTLLLIAEVMGEDIVPEKIRDEVHTEVKCVGPAALTALVIASSKEFEDKWFRKIKDHFCPFENQFHTEIQMLV; this comes from the exons ATGGAAACCGGCTGCTGGTTGCTTGGCGGCGAGTTCGAGGACTCGGTGTTCGAGGAGAGGCGGGAGAGGCGGCCTGCACCGCTTGCGTCCTACCGCGCCAAGCTCTGCGAGCCGCAG TGGTTTTATGAAGAAACGGGGAGCAATGATGATGTTGAAGCTCTGACTATCCAGAAATTCAAAGGGGACCTGGCCTACAGACGGCAGGAGTATCAG AAAGCACTGCAGGAGTATTCCAGTATCTCAGAAAAACTGCCATCTACGAATTTTGCCATGAAAAGGGATGTCCAGGAAGGCCAGGCTCGGTGTCTCGTTCACCTGGGGAGGCACGAGGAAGCCCTGGAGATTGCTACAAACTTG gaaaATAAGGCAACTAACACAGACCATTTAACCACTGTGCTCTACCTCCAGTTTGCTATTTGTTCAAGTTTGCAGAACTTGGAGAAAACAATTTTCTGCCTACAGAAACTGATTTCTTTGCATCCCTTTAATCCTTGGAACTGGGGCAGATTGGGAGAGGCTTACCTGAATCTGGAGCCAGTGCTTGCAGCATTGCTTGCGTCATCTCAGAAACAGAACAGTTTCACCTCGAGTGACAAGGCTATCAAATCCTCTTGTCCCCACTCaggaaaagactgtcttttgtgtttccttgaaATGTTGCCCGAGAGCTCTGCGTTATCTGTGGAAACGAGCAGTGGTAATAACCAGAAGAAtgagaaagctttaaaaaatattcaaaactgtATGGCAGAAGAGAGAGCAGCAGTGTTGCTAGAAACTCAGATGAAAGCCTGTGCCTCTTTTATACGAACCAG GCTTTTGCTTCAGCTCGCCCAATCTCAGCAAACATCGTTTGCTTTGGAGAGGAACTTAAAGACTCAGCAGGAAATTGAAGCTAAAATGAAAGGGTTCAGCTTCAAAGAAGACACTTTGCTGTTGATAGCAGAG GTTATGGGTGAAGATATCGTCCCAGAAAAAATAAGAGATGAGGTTCACACAGAGGTGAAGTGTGTTGGCCCTGCAGCCCTGACTGCCTTGGTGATCGCGTCTTCGAAAGAATTTGAAGACAAGTGGTTCAGAAAGATCAAAGACCACTTCTGTCCCTTTGAAAATCAGTTCCATACAGAGATACAGATGTTGGTTTAG